One window from the genome of Candidatus Didemnitutus sp. encodes:
- the kynU gene encoding kynureninase, which yields MSFSENHARAAALDRTDPLARFRAEFHLPAGQIYLDGNSLGLLSRPAEAAARRVLDEWRTLGIGGWTDAATPWVSFSETIAAQLAPLLGAAPDEVGVTGSTTSNLHQLLATLFDPAHASRRVILGDELNFPSDAHAIASHLRLRGLDPATHYREVRSRDGRTLREDDIIAAFAPDVQVAVLPSVLFTSGQLLDLARLTREVHARGILIGFDCSHSVGAVPHNLDADDVDFAFWCSYKYLNAGPGAVGGLYLNRRHHTRAPGLAGWWGVAPGRRFAMSHTHEAETGAAALHVGTPHILSVAPLQGALELFTAAGGIAPLREKSLALTAWLIELADTHLAPLGFSVVTPREPARRGGHVSLAHPEAWRLCQALKAAGIVPDFRPPDVVRLAPTALYNSYSDCVAAIERLHHIAHTRSYETFPAQRGSVT from the coding sequence GTGTCGTTTTCAGAAAACCATGCCCGCGCCGCCGCACTGGATCGCACCGATCCGCTGGCGCGTTTTCGAGCGGAGTTCCACCTGCCGGCAGGACAGATCTACCTCGACGGCAACTCGCTCGGGCTGCTCTCGCGGCCCGCAGAAGCCGCCGCGCGTCGCGTGCTCGACGAGTGGCGCACGCTCGGCATCGGCGGCTGGACCGACGCCGCGACGCCGTGGGTTTCATTCAGCGAAACAATCGCCGCGCAACTCGCCCCACTCCTCGGCGCTGCGCCTGACGAGGTCGGCGTGACCGGCTCCACGACAAGCAACCTCCACCAGTTGCTCGCAACGCTGTTCGATCCTGCCCACGCATCACGGCGCGTCATCCTCGGTGATGAGCTGAATTTCCCCTCCGACGCCCACGCGATCGCGAGCCATCTTCGCCTGCGCGGCCTCGACCCCGCGACGCACTACCGCGAGGTGCGCAGTCGCGACGGGCGCACGCTACGCGAAGACGACATCATCGCCGCGTTCGCGCCGGACGTGCAGGTCGCCGTGCTGCCGTCCGTGCTCTTCACGAGCGGGCAACTGCTCGATCTCGCCCGCCTCACGCGTGAGGTGCACGCGCGCGGCATCCTGATCGGGTTCGACTGCTCGCACTCCGTCGGCGCGGTGCCGCACAACCTCGACGCGGACGACGTCGATTTCGCGTTCTGGTGTTCCTACAAATATCTCAACGCCGGCCCCGGCGCGGTGGGCGGGCTTTACCTGAACCGCCGCCACCACACCCGCGCGCCCGGCCTGGCCGGCTGGTGGGGCGTGGCACCCGGCCGACGCTTCGCCATGTCACACACGCACGAGGCCGAGACCGGCGCAGCGGCGTTGCACGTCGGCACACCGCACATCCTGAGCGTGGCACCGTTGCAAGGCGCGTTGGAGCTTTTCACGGCGGCGGGCGGCATCGCTCCGCTGCGGGAAAAATCCCTCGCCCTCACCGCCTGGCTCATCGAACTCGCCGACACGCACCTCGCGCCGCTCGGATTCTCCGTCGTGACGCCCCGCGAGCCCGCGCGCCGCGGCGGCCACGTGTCGCTCGCGCACCCCGAGGCGTGGCGCCTTTGCCAGGCGCTGAAGGCCGCGGGCATCGTGCCGGACTTCCGCCCGCCCGACGTGGTGCGGCTTGCGCCGACCGCGCTCTACAATTCCTACAGCGATTGCGTTGCGGCCATCGAGCGGCTCCACCACATCGCCCACACCCGCAGCTACGAAACCTTCCCCGCGCAACGCGGCAGCGTCACATGA
- a CDS encoding cyclase family protein: MKLIDISRPLQNGMVVWPGDTATEFSFAATKAGGYSANVGRLVTSMHAGTHVDAPYHFADAGAKIDEVPLDAYVGPARVIDARGRDELTPELFAPFDWAATPRALIRTDCWKNPAAFPAGWPRYAPGLPAWLGAHGVRLIGMDFPSVDQPTSKDLPTHHALEAARVLILENLDLHAVDPGVYELIALPLKVRGGDGSPVRAVLRCD; the protein is encoded by the coding sequence ATGAAACTGATCGACATTTCCCGTCCCCTGCAAAACGGCATGGTCGTCTGGCCAGGCGACACCGCGACCGAGTTTTCTTTCGCCGCCACCAAGGCCGGCGGCTACTCGGCCAACGTCGGCCGCCTCGTCACGAGCATGCACGCGGGCACGCACGTCGATGCGCCGTATCACTTCGCCGATGCCGGCGCGAAGATCGACGAGGTTCCCCTCGACGCCTACGTCGGGCCGGCGCGCGTGATCGACGCGCGCGGACGCGACGAGCTCACGCCCGAGCTCTTCGCGCCGTTCGACTGGGCCGCGACGCCGCGCGCGCTCATTCGCACCGATTGCTGGAAAAATCCCGCCGCGTTTCCGGCCGGCTGGCCGCGCTACGCGCCGGGGCTGCCCGCCTGGCTCGGCGCACACGGCGTGCGGCTCATCGGCATGGATTTTCCCTCCGTCGACCAGCCGACGAGCAAGGACCTGCCCACGCACCACGCGCTCGAAGCCGCACGCGTGCTCATCCTGGAAAACCTCGACCTGCACGCCGTCGATCCCGGCGTCTACGAGCTCATCGCGCTGCCGCTGAAGGTGCGTGGCGGCGATGGCTCGCCCGTGCGCGCGGTGCTGCGGTGCGATTGA
- a CDS encoding RNA methyltransferase, which translates to MSHPRPQRAPGAVAKNPELNVCGWQAVSTLFARHPADVLRLFFDAQTGKRAGEMCSYLAQNKRVYRQVSPEELEKVAGTVHHGGIVAVIAARPLCRVTPDVLAAWAQAKAPLLLLDRVSNANNLGAIVRSAAYFGVRAIVIPDAPGQALPSEAAYRVAEGGMEFVEFFRVPSLPDFCATLKRSHYLVGTSLRGTQLSPREVRDRGLPRPPAIVLGNEEKGIAPTVAAACDRLVKIPGAETVESLNVSAAAAVLCWEFFGAR; encoded by the coding sequence ATGAGTCATCCTCGTCCGCAGCGCGCCCCGGGCGCCGTCGCGAAAAATCCCGAGCTGAACGTCTGCGGTTGGCAGGCGGTCTCGACGCTGTTCGCGCGGCACCCGGCCGACGTGTTGCGGCTTTTCTTCGATGCGCAGACCGGCAAGCGCGCGGGTGAGATGTGTTCCTACCTCGCGCAGAACAAACGCGTCTACCGCCAGGTGTCGCCCGAGGAGCTCGAGAAGGTCGCCGGCACCGTCCACCACGGCGGCATCGTGGCGGTGATCGCCGCGCGACCGCTGTGCCGCGTGACGCCCGACGTGCTCGCGGCGTGGGCGCAGGCGAAGGCGCCGCTGCTGCTCCTCGACCGCGTGAGCAACGCCAACAATCTCGGCGCCATCGTGCGCAGTGCGGCGTATTTCGGCGTGCGCGCGATCGTGATCCCCGATGCGCCCGGCCAGGCTCTGCCCAGCGAGGCCGCCTATCGCGTGGCCGAGGGCGGCATGGAGTTCGTGGAGTTCTTCCGCGTGCCGTCGCTGCCGGACTTTTGCGCGACCTTGAAGCGCTCCCACTACCTCGTCGGCACCAGCCTGCGCGGCACGCAGCTCTCGCCGCGCGAAGTGCGCGATCGCGGTCTGCCGCGGCCGCCGGCGATCGTGCTGGGCAACGAGGAAAAGGGCATCGCGCCCACCGTCGCGGCGGCGTGCGACCGGTTGGTGAAGATTCCCGGCGCCGAGACGGTCGAGTCGCTCAACGTCTCCGCGGCCGCGGCCGTGCTTTGCTGGGAGTTTTTCGGCGCGCGCTGA
- a CDS encoding DUF3466 family protein: MDRFRSFFRLCLATAIVATAAHAQSAPMFTVTRLGNLGGSTTLQPYALNDSGLIVGYGNSSAQTSVHAFSYNGSFADLGTLGGTQSRALGVNSAGTVVGWSHLTGSTDYHAFAFAGGTMTDLGTLGGTLSQANDINSSGIIVGTSGTGTTTHGFRYANGTMTDLGTLLGPTGVSYANAINSSGLIAGRSNASHTADHAVIWSSGTMLDLGSLSGASGLSEAQGINDLGWVAGNSTFGAGNVAQRHAFLYANGTMTDLGSLGGNSWATDVNNAGQVVGYSYLANGYTMHPFFYDYAASAMIDLTAVADFASAGFNLAYGLGQAWDINEAGQIIGWGITTQFTYEAFLLTPLVAPTPLTSVPEPSTCAALAGVLALGAAAWRRRLA, encoded by the coding sequence ATGGACCGCTTCCGTTCGTTTTTCCGACTCTGCCTGGCCACTGCGATCGTCGCCACCGCGGCGCATGCGCAGAGCGCTCCGATGTTCACTGTCACGCGCCTCGGCAATCTCGGCGGCTCGACGACGTTGCAGCCCTACGCGCTCAACGACTCCGGATTGATCGTCGGCTACGGCAACAGCTCGGCCCAGACCAGCGTTCACGCCTTCTCCTACAACGGCAGCTTTGCCGACCTCGGCACCCTCGGCGGCACGCAGAGCCGCGCCCTCGGCGTGAACAGCGCCGGCACCGTCGTCGGTTGGTCCCACCTCACCGGCTCCACCGACTACCACGCCTTCGCCTTCGCCGGCGGCACCATGACCGACCTCGGCACCCTCGGCGGCACCCTCAGCCAGGCCAACGACATCAACTCGTCCGGCATCATCGTCGGCACGTCCGGCACCGGCACCACCACCCACGGATTTCGCTACGCCAACGGCACCATGACCGATCTCGGCACGTTGCTCGGCCCCACCGGCGTCAGCTACGCGAATGCCATCAACTCCTCCGGCCTCATCGCCGGCCGCTCCAACGCCAGCCACACCGCCGACCACGCCGTCATCTGGTCCAGTGGCACCATGCTCGACCTCGGGTCGCTGTCGGGAGCCAGCGGTCTGAGCGAGGCCCAAGGCATCAACGACCTCGGCTGGGTGGCCGGCAACAGCACATTCGGCGCCGGTAACGTCGCCCAGCGTCATGCCTTCCTCTACGCCAACGGCACCATGACCGATCTCGGCTCGCTCGGCGGCAACAGCTGGGCGACCGACGTGAACAACGCCGGCCAAGTCGTCGGCTACAGTTACCTCGCCAACGGCTACACCATGCATCCGTTCTTCTACGACTACGCCGCGAGCGCGATGATCGACCTCACGGCCGTGGCCGACTTCGCCAGCGCGGGCTTCAACCTCGCCTACGGCCTCGGCCAAGCCTGGGACATCAACGAGGCGGGCCAGATCATCGGCTGGGGTATCACCACCCAATTCACCTACGAAGCGTTCCTGCTCACGCCTCTCGTCGCTCCCACGCCGCTCACCTCCGTGCCGGAGCCCTCGACCTGCGCCGCACTCGCCGGCGTGCTCGCCCTCGGCGCGGCCGCGTGGCGCCGGCGCCTGGCCTGA